The DNA window ACCCTGTCCTGGGTGAATATGTAAAAGCGGCCAAGGCAAAAGGACTACCGGCACAAGAAGCCCTGGACTACACCGTAAAAATGTTAAAAAAATACAGCAAATAGAGGAAACGGCCCAGCCGTGAGTGCGGCCACTTACTAAGCAGGCCATTTTCTACCCGACATTTTACAGATAGCGGTTGAACAGTGTGCATCCGTGTCCCATGGGGTCGGTTTTTATAAACACCTCATCTCAAAAAGAGTGTATCGTGCAATTTGCGCCTCACGGGTCTTGAACAATGCCTTTAGCCGGCAAAGATTGTTTTTGTCATTACGGGCATTGACTCTGTGGGTGGGTCAGGAATAATTTCAAGACCATTCCATCGTGCCATGGAACCCGAACGGTTGATGCAGGTTTAAAAAAAGAGATCCCCCATGGGGCATGCCGCGTCAGGATTTATCAGAAAAAGCATCATAAAAATGTCGTGTATTTGACGCACACATCCGTACTTCGCCCATTTAATCGGATATTTTCACCAGGCGGGAATAAACCCGCCCTCTCTTCTCAACATGTTGTATTCATTAAGTTCTTGACACCCAAGGGTCCTGCATATATATTCGCCTTTCAGAGAAGTAAAGTCTTATCCCGGTGTGCAAATTGAGGACAAGGTGAAAATGAAAAAAGAGATCATACATTTACGTCAGGCAGATGGACTAGAGATTATTACCCTGGTGGATAATTTTTCCGATGTCCTTTTGCCAGGGAATCAAACAGTCATCCGGCCCCCCCTTGCTAAAGAAGACATAATTCCCCAAAACACGTTGCTGGCTGAGCATGGTCTTTCCCTTCTGGTGAATGTTCGGGCAAAGGAAGAGACTCATTCTATCGTACTTGATGCAGGCTATACAAATGTTGCCGTTCCCTACAACCTTGAATATCTGGGGCTGTCGTTAGAAGATGTTGAGGCAATTGTTCTCAGCCACGGCCATATGGATCATGTTGGGGCGTTAAAGGAAGTTATTGATTTAGCAGGATCGGGAACAAAACTCATCTTTCATCCGGACGCTTTTTTGCCCCGCTCTATTCGATTTCCTTCAGATCAACAGGTGTTTTTACCTGAATTTCCCTCTTTAGATACGCTTAAAGAGTGGGGGGCAGATGTGATGGAAAACAAAGACCCGCTCCTGTTGGGCCAGGATTGTATCCTGGTTACCGGTGAAGTCCCCCGAACCACCTCATTTGAAAAAGGGATGCCAGGGGCTCTGATAAAGCGCAATGGCAAGTTTATTTCAGATACATTCAAGGATGACCAGTCTTTGGTCATAAATCTCGGTCCAAAGGGACTGGTGGTGATTTCCGGATGTGCCCATGCCGGTATCATGAATTCTGTTTTATATGCCAGCCAAATAACCGGTCAAAAAAAGATTTGTGCTGTCATTGGCGGTTTTCATTTGAGTGGACCAGTTATGGAGCCTTCGATTGAACCCACCATTGAAGAAATGAAAAAAATGGATTTGCAACTGATTTCGCCAATGCATTGTACCGGGTTCAAAGCAATTGCACGGTTTGCCGAGGAAATGCCCGAGGCTTTTGTCCTCAACAGTGTCGGCAGCCGGATCGTGCTTTAGCGAACGAGTGTATTGATAAAATAAATATTAAGAGATTTAACAGCTCCGATCTATTTTAATCATTGATTCCGTTTGAGAAAGACAAACTACGGTCGTGTGTCATCTCCGATAAAGCCAATTCGTTTGTGTACGAAGTTTTTGATACCCCATTGCCCAGAGTAAATATTTGTTTCAACGAAAAGCAAGGTCTTATCCCTCGAACATCAGGGTTTCAAATTCCAAGCCTGTTCTATTCGCAAACTCACCATGTTTTATCTCTATTTTGCAGGGATCCACACAAATGGATATGAATGTCCAATTTTATCTTTATCTCCTTTTCCATGGAAAAAACATATTGTAACGGTGAGATAAATATTACTATAAAATAGCTTCGAGGCTCAAGTTGTTTCCGCTTTAAATGAGTAAGCTTCACCGAGTGTTAGAAATCGCTAACAAAGAACTTAAGTGCAATATGGTCAATTTGTTGCACCAGTTCTCATACTAAAAGCAATTGTTATAAAGTCAGTCTGTTCTTTGTTTAAGACTTCTTGTATACGAGTTTTTCATCATTTAAAACGAAATTTATTTTTGAGAAACTGTATAGTCAATCCGGATAAGGAAAAAACGGTGGAAGAAGCCTTTAAAATGATTCGTCGCCTTTCGCAAAGGCTGCGGGAAAAGCATCGGCTGGCTGGATAATGCCTGAGCTTTTTACGGACAGTGACGGAATCTTGGTTTTTAATTGCAATATTTCCTTGATTTATCAATTAGCTACCTTTAAACTCATTGGCAGCATTAAGGAAGTGGCTCGACCAATCAACCCATGAGAAAAATAAATGAGACACCATGCGATATTATCCTGTCAGCCTTGATATAAAAAATCGAAAATGCTTAGTGGTCGGGGGCGGAGCTGTCGGCACCCGGAAGGTCCGCAAACTGGTGGAATGTGGCGCAAAAGTGACTGTTGTAAGCCCTCATGTTAAAGAAAAATTGCTTGAGCTCGCCGGCAGCCATTCAATAGTTTTAAAAAAGAGGGCTTACCGAGCGACTGATCTTGACGGCATGTTTCTGGTGATGGGTACCACCGATGATGAAGCCTTAAACCGTAAAATCAGCGAAGCGGCAGAGAAGCGTAATATACTGTGCAACATCGCAGATTGCCCTCAAGTTTGTAATTTTATCCTGCCCTCCATCGTTCACCGGGGGGATTTGACCATCAGCATCTCAACTTCCGGAAAAAGTCCGGCGTTAGCAAAGAAATTGCGTCTGGAACTTGAAGGACAATTTGGGAGTGAGTATGCGGAGTTACTCTGCTTGATGGGGGCGATACGAAAAAATCTGTTAAGCCAAAAACACCAACCAGAGGCGCATAAACGACTTTTTGAACAGCTTATCGGCAGAGGTCTCCTTAATATGATCCGCGACAGGCGAAAAGATGAAATTGATTCTTTGCTGCGCGAGGTTCTTGGAGAAGGGTTTGAGTTTGATCTGCTGATGGAAACCGGAATATAGTGGGATCAATGGAAATTGTAACAATCATTTTTATCTTGTTGTACATGCTAAGTGCGGCAACATATTTGGCATATCTTTTCTTGCAGAAAGACTATCTGCAAAGGACGGGATTTATTATTCTGCTGGTCGGGTTTTTCTTCCATACGGCCATCATTGCCTCCGGATTTATAAAAACAGGTCATTTTCCTGCGCATAATCTTCGGGAAACTCTCATGGTGGCTGGATGCGCCATTGCAGGGGTCTTTTTAATCATCCAGTATAAATTCAAGCTTAAAATTCTGGGAGTATTCGCTGCGCCGCTGATAGTTCTGGTGGTCATGGGTGCCTATTTATTGCCCGGTGAGCCTGCTCAGCCGACCAATATCTTTAAAAATTTCTGGCTGATCTCCCATATTATCACCATTTTTATCGGGGAGGCTTCGTTTGCGCTGGCTTGCTTGGTTGGAATTTTATATCTAATGCAGGAGCACGCCATAAAGACTAAAACTCACGGATTTTTTTATCGGCGACTTCCTTCACTTGAGCTGCTGGATACCACCGGATATGCCTGTATCGTGGTCGGTTTTACCCTGCTCACCATTGGGCTGATTACCGGTTTGGTGTATGCCAAAGCGGTGTGGGGTAGATTCTGGAACTGGGACCCGAAAGAAGTATGGTCCGGCATCACCTGGCTTCTGTATGCCGCCCTTCTCCATGAACGCCTGGTAGTTGGATGGCGGGGGCGAAAAGCAGCCATTATGGCCATTGTCGGTTTTGCAGTCCTGTTGTTTACTTTTTTTGGTGTCAACTTTTTACTAAAAGGGCACCATGGCGTATTTACAAGATTTTAAACCAACCCGGATAAAGCGGGAAAAAGGATTT is part of the Thermodesulfobacteriota bacterium genome and encodes:
- a CDS encoding bifunctional precorrin-2 dehydrogenase/sirohydrochlorin ferrochelatase, producing the protein MRYYPVSLDIKNRKCLVVGGGAVGTRKVRKLVECGAKVTVVSPHVKEKLLELAGSHSIVLKKRAYRATDLDGMFLVMGTTDDEALNRKISEAAEKRNILCNIADCPQVCNFILPSIVHRGDLTISISTSGKSPALAKKLRLELEGQFGSEYAELLCLMGAIRKNLLSQKHQPEAHKRLFEQLIGRGLLNMIRDRRKDEIDSLLREVLGEGFEFDLLMETGI
- the ccsB gene encoding c-type cytochrome biogenesis protein CcsB, with translation MEIVTIIFILLYMLSAATYLAYLFLQKDYLQRTGFIILLVGFFFHTAIIASGFIKTGHFPAHNLRETLMVAGCAIAGVFLIIQYKFKLKILGVFAAPLIVLVVMGAYLLPGEPAQPTNIFKNFWLISHIITIFIGEASFALACLVGILYLMQEHAIKTKTHGFFYRRLPSLELLDTTGYACIVVGFTLLTIGLITGLVYAKAVWGRFWNWDPKEVWSGITWLLYAALLHERLVVGWRGRKAAIMAIVGFAVLLFTFFGVNFLLKGHHGVFTRF
- a CDS encoding MBL fold metallo-hydrolase, with protein sequence MKKEIIHLRQADGLEIITLVDNFSDVLLPGNQTVIRPPLAKEDIIPQNTLLAEHGLSLLVNVRAKEETHSIVLDAGYTNVAVPYNLEYLGLSLEDVEAIVLSHGHMDHVGALKEVIDLAGSGTKLIFHPDAFLPRSIRFPSDQQVFLPEFPSLDTLKEWGADVMENKDPLLLGQDCILVTGEVPRTTSFEKGMPGALIKRNGKFISDTFKDDQSLVINLGPKGLVVISGCAHAGIMNSVLYASQITGQKKICAVIGGFHLSGPVMEPSIEPTIEEMKKMDLQLISPMHCTGFKAIARFAEEMPEAFVLNSVGSRIVL